The segment GTTTTTTTTCCTCGGCTTGAGGGTGGGGATGATTTGGCATTCGCAGCCGGAGCGCACTTGGACGTAGTCCATGGACCAGCCGCCCGAGACGGTGATTTCGCCGTCTTTTTTGAAGGCCATTCCTTGTGGCTCCCTCCTGTGGCGATGCGGGTTTTCCGTAGCGGCCTCAGGGCCGTAGGGCCGCACTAAAGCATACGAGTAGGAGTATTTCTGGACGCACCGAGACTGGTTGTAGAGTCTGGCGTCGACGAACCGGCATGGCTTATCGACGACGCCCGCCGCGCAGGAGATTTCGTAGAGCTGCATGTTGTTCTCGCCGTCCCGGTAGAGCTCGACAAAGAGCCCGCTGAGGGTGCGGCCGCCCTGAGGCGCGGTCATCTCGTGCACGGTGGGGCAGCAGTCCACGCCAACACTATGGTTCCTGGCCTCATGCACCAACAGTTGCTGCATCTCGCGCCAATGCGATCTTTTCCACTCCTCTTCTATACTGTAAAGTAAAGTAATAGAATTAAGCTACTGCATGGCAGTCAACTGATTTCGGGTTAGgtaaacattattatatttgttgtgaagTTGAAGAACTGATTGTAAAATAGTCACATACCACTACGCAAT is part of the Cydia strobilella chromosome 17, ilCydStro3.1, whole genome shotgun sequence genome and harbors:
- the LOC134748788 gene encoding uncharacterized protein LOC134748788 isoform X1, producing MIYSRPWTSLILLMAIKMVLCGAGVAGDVFTNASRVRRTPRQHHRAPIEEEWKRSHWREMQQLLVHEARNHSVGVDCCPTVHEMTAPQGGRTLSGLFVELYRDGENNMQLYEISCAAGVVDKPCRFVDARLYNQSRCVQKYSYSYALVRPYGPEAATENPHRHRREPQGMAFKKDGEITVSGGWSMDYVQVRSGCECQIIPTLKPRKKNQHKNKLERHKQGKRMKELVRERRKYEEGDDT
- the LOC134748788 gene encoding uncharacterized protein LOC134748788 isoform X2 yields the protein MRMPSALTTLLAVLCGAGVAGDVFTNASRVRRTPRQHHRAPIEEEWKRSHWREMQQLLVHEARNHSVGVDCCPTVHEMTAPQGGRTLSGLFVELYRDGENNMQLYEISCAAGVVDKPCRFVDARLYNQSRCVQKYSYSYALVRPYGPEAATENPHRHRREPQGMAFKKDGEITVSGGWSMDYVQVRSGCECQIIPTLKPRKKNQHKNKLERHKQGKRMKELVRERRKYEEGDDT